The nucleotide window TTTCGGTCATTTTTACTGTTTCCTATCTCATTAGTTTGGTGAATTATAGTACGTTGCTTTCCTATTTATATCCATTGTTTGGCTATATTTGTATGACCTTTTTTATATTATTATGGATGAAACCATTTACACCAAGTAAGTAATAAAAGAAGCAGCTGTGAAATCACAGCTGCTTCATTATGTTAAAGGAATAATGATAAAAATCATGAGATCGAAGATGATATGGGAAACAATCACCAGCGGCATGCTTTTTTTCCAATAATAAAGGGAACCCCAGACGCAGCCTGAGACAAAGGCCGCAAAGACAAGCAAAAATGAGCCTGCGTAAATATGAACAGATGCAAAAAGTACTGCTGCTAGTAAGATACTCCACAGGGGTTTAAAGTTTTTTAATAAACCTTTCTGAATAAATCCCCTCCAGAATAGCTCTTCACCAGGCGCGGCAACCAGCACGAGGGCAATGTATTGCCAAAATACATGTGGAGCATACCAACGGTACAGTTTTTTTATTGGTTTTTCAAACGGTAGATGAAGAATTTGAATGGTTTGGTATCCTATCCAAAAAAGTAGATATAACAATAGACCGGAAAGGACGCCTAGAAACAGATATTTGATAAAGGATGCTTCATCATCCACATCCCCTTGAAACATGGCAAATGCTATTAATACAAGTACTGATCCAGTAAAAATGTACCAAAAAATTACTCGATCATGAAATGAAAAAAATAGTAGAGCATGTGCCAGAATTAGGCCAGCTAGAAGGCGAATGTTTAAAATGTTTTGCTTCATTATGTTTTTCCCCTTTAGAACTCAATAAAATATACTTTATCAAAAAATAGATGGAAAAGGAAATGATTGCATTAAACATTTTAACCAATTCTTATGATAAGAACCTGAAAAGAAGAAAAAAATAAGTGGGAAGGGAGTGAAAATCTATGAGTAAATCACGTAGCGAACAAGAAAGAGAATGGACTGTTAGGAAACAGGATCAAAATCCTCATGGGAAAGTAAAATCCTTGAAGCAGCTGTCAAAAGAAACTGGTCAAGGGAAGTAACATAAACTATGGAAAAAAGGAAAAAGGCAGTCAATGTCTGCCTTTTTCCTAAAACGATTACATATAAGCGCTTTCTTTTACGACTTTATAGTTTTTATGGTTGACAACTGTCCGCTGATCTAATTCTAAATCACGGTAATTATCCATATAAGTTAAGTCGACTATTACAGAATTTTCATTTACCTTTTCAACAATCCCTTGCAAGCCACCGCGGAATTCTATGATATTTCCTACTTCTGCTATTTTCATTAGTCTCTCTCCTTTGCCTTAAAAACTCTTAAAAACTATTAATAAACCAATTAAATAACAGTTTGCACTACTTTTTTATATTCGTAAAGGTTTTTGTGTGACAATTTGGTTAATTTTTTCAATTTATACTATTATATAATTAAATAAGGTGTTTAAGAATGAAAAGCGCTTTCGATAATCAAATTTGTTGAAAACAGAAAGTGGACTTTTTAGATAGTTGATAGGTTACAATAGATGATGGAAAAGAGGGTGTATTGACATGCAGGAAGAATTGATTAACGACATATTAAATCGTTTAATGTCGGGAGATCTTTCGGAATATTATGTAAAGAATGATGAATTTATGGAATTTCGAAAGGTTTTAGTAAAAAGAAAAGATTTTAAACATTTCCGTGGTATCGGGCAGCGTGGCGGGGATGTATTGTATCAATACCTTAAAGAACCGAGAAGCTAATCGGATTCTTGGTTGAACACGGTTACAAAGGGGATGAGAAAATGGCCTTACTAGAAAAGATCTCTCAATTAAAGCAGGAGATTGGTAAAGTGATGGTTGGAAAAGAGATAGAAGTTGAATTAATGGCGATCTCGTTATTATTTAATGGTCATATTTTACTTGAGAGTGTACCTGGAACAGGTAAAACACTACTCACAAAAAGCTTTGCTTCCGCCATTGGCGGGAGGTTTTCCCGTATCCAGTTTACCCCAGATGTTCTTCCAAGTGATGTCACCGGGATTCAATTTTTTAATCCAAAGATTCATGAGTTTGAACTGCGCCCTGGGCCCATTTGTGCAAACATTGTCTTAGCTGATGAGATTAATCGGGCAACACCAAGGACACAGTCAAGTTTATTAGAGGTAATGGAAGAGCGGCAAGTAACCATTGATGGTATAACCGTTCCCATGGAAGAACCTTTTATAGTGATTGCGACACAAAATCCTGTAGAATCCCAACAAGGAACCTTTTCATTGCCTGTTGCGCAAATGGATCGTTTTTTTATCAAGATTAATGTAGGTTATCCCGATTATGAGGATGAAAAAAGGATCTTGCGAATACATCGCAGGGAAGTAAAAAGGAATACTATAGCACAGGTGTTTTCTCTGACGGAAATTGATCAATTAAAAAAAGCGATTAATGAAATATATATTTCAGACGATCTTGAAGATTACATTTTATCGATTGCAAGAAAAACCCGAGAACATAATAGCATTGAGTTGGGTGTCAGCCCACGAGGAACCTTAGCGCTAATGAAAGCTGCTCAAGGAAAGGCTATATTGAACGATCGTACATATGTTACCCCGGATGATGTAAAGGCGGTTGCTCCATACGTCCTAGGCCACAGAATTATTCTCTCAATGGAAGGGTCATTAACAAAGACATCAGAATCGATTATTGGTGAAATCCTTGTTTCCATCCCTGCACCAGCTGAAAAGGGTGCAAATGAATGAGTTGGAATACGTATTCGATAGATGATCGAAAGCTTACGGTAATTACCGGCTTGGCCATTGTTCTCATTATTGTAAGCCTCTATATCCAGTCAAAATTAGTATTGTTTCTTTCCATCTTTATTCTTACGGTCCTAAGCTGTAATCAATTTTATTTAAAAAGAGTCGGAAAGCAGTTGTTTTTCGAAAATATCGCTGAAAAACATCGGTATTTCGTGAACGATAAAGGGCAATGGACAATAACGATTCGAAATGAAGGCTACCCCATTTTAAATGCTAAGTTAAAAATATACTTTGATCAATGCGTGATTCCTGAGGGAAAGACCTTGGAGCCCAATCTTTCGCTCAATGAAATTTCTCTTCGATTTTCGATTTTCGCAAGACAAACCAAACAAATCATTGTCCCATTTTCGGCAAACAGAAGGGGAATTGCCCAAATCCATAAACTCGAATTCCGTATCCCAAGTTTATTAGGGTTTGGGGAAACGGTGCTGGAATCTAAATGGTATTTAAACCAGCTGGCTGTAGTTTATCCAGAACCTATTCCCGTTAAAGGATTAAAGGAACAGTTGTCTGTTCATCAAGGAATATATAGTGCCCCTTCCTCTTACTATGAGGATCGATTGGGACCAACAGGTACAAGAAACTATATTTCGTCAGACAGCTTTAACCGGATTCATTGGAAAGCAAGTGCCAGAAAACAAGAATTGCAAACGATGATCTATGAAAAAATTTCTGAAAAGGGCTGGATGATTGCCTTAAATATCTCCGACGGTCATTCGATAACAGGTAACCTTGAAAAATTGCTTAGTAGTATAACCGAGATGGCATATTTTGCATATAAAAATCAAATTCCTTTTTCCCTCTGCATTAATGTACGAACAGCAGGAAGTACCCCATTTCTTTATCTTCCAAAGGGAGAAGGAAAAGAGCATTTGCAAACTGTCTTGGAAACCATCGCATCCATCAGTAGCCAAAATATAAGTTTACCATATGAACAGATGCTTTCTTTCTATAGTAAACATTTGGAATATCAGCCCATTTTCATCCACGCTGGAATTAGGAGAGATGATACGAATCGATTGCTCCTAAACTTGTCCAATAAAGGTGGGAAATTGTTTAATCTAAAAATTGAAGAGGATCATGGATTACTAAGTGAATTAGATATTCATCATGAACGAAGGGCGCTGTTATGTTGAATCGAGTGGCAGTTATTACCTATTACTTCCTTTTGGAACTAATATCAGGGATTCTTTTTTTATTTTTATTTTTTATAAATAAAAGGGAGTTACCTCCACTCCATGTATTGGCAGGTTTGTGTGTTGGCAGCATCATCATATTTTCACTACTTCTAGTAAGATATCACAATAGGGGGAAATGGCTTTATTTTGTTACGGTATTTCCAACACTCTTGGTGATTTGCAATCACGCCAATATTTCTCTTTTTAGTGGAGCATGTCTTGGGTTGTTTGTGTTTTGGCGAGGGATTTCCCTGTTGGATGATTTTTCGCTGCATTCCGAAACATTGTTGTTACTGTTGTCGTTTTTCTTTGGATTAGTTGCCATCATCTACGCTGCAATGAGTCATTACCCCTATCAAAGTGAAATAATCTATCTACTAATTGGACAGTTAGTTATTGTCCTTATAGGAGAGTTTGTTAGAAAGTGGTATTTGGTCAAGAAGGATCAATCAAAGTTTGTCTTTTATTTTTTACTAATTATTGCAGTAATTACATTAATAAGTATTTCTTTTACAACTTTACTAAAATATTTTCAACTTCTCTTTTTTGGCATCTTACAGACCATTTTGTTGCTTTTGGCTAGTATTGCGAAACCGCTCTTTGCCATCCTGGAATTTCTTGTTAGTCTGGCGGGGAATGAAAGTAAACCAACAAAAATGATAGAAAGTAGTGATTTACAGGACAAATCGGATAATTACCAAGCTCTCTCCTATGATACGGCAGAGAATATCTTGTATTTCATTCTTATCCTTGCTGCCGTTACTTTTATCATCTATCTGTTTTATAAAAAGAAACTAAAACCCCGGCCGGTTTCAATTGATTCTTCGTTTGTTATTTCCGTTTCTGAAGGGGTGTTTGGAGCTGTGCACACGACGCTATATCACCGAAGAATCAAACCGCCCGAGGATAAAATTAGGAGGGAAATATTTGAATTAGAAAAATATGCAAAAAGGCTAAATTTAGGAAGATTATCTTTTGAAACACTTGAAGAATGGTGGCTAAGGGTGGGACTTTCTGGTTCACTGGAATCGCTTAAAATCTATGAAAAAGTTCGCTATGGCGGTGTCCCCTCATCCCTAGAAGAACAGACCAAGATGAAAACGGAAATTCGCTGTTTGAAGCAGCAATTAAAGGAAATCAAAAAAGCCTGATTGGCTATTGTAATAAAGCCCTTTTCTATTTATGATAGGAGGAAAAGTGCTGGGAAAGGGTTTGAAAGGGATGGAACAAAAGATATTACCTGCTTCAGCAAACATGAAGGAATTCGAACGTTTTTTGCAAAGCTCATACGAAATTGGTGTTTTTCTAGATATGCACGTTGCACAATTAAAAAACATTAACATGATGGCCAAGCAAAAAGGAAAGAAAATGATTTATCATGTTGATTTAATCCATGGCATTAAAAATGATGAATTTGCTACAGAGTACATCTGCCAAGAGTTTAAGCCCTACGGTTTAATTTCAACGAAGGCTAGTGTTATTTTAAAAGCGAAGCAAAAAGGGGTTATCGCTGTCCAAAGAATCTTTCTGATCGATACACATGCGATTGAAAAAAGCTATAAGTTGATTGAGAAAACCCGTCCGGATTATATTGAAGTGCTCCCAGGTGCAATGCCTTGGATGATTACAGAAATAAAAGAACGGGTTAAAACCCCCATTTTTGCCGGTGGGCTAATTAGAACGGCAGAAGAAGTTCAGGCTGCATTAGATGCTGGGGCAGATGCGATTACTACTTCTAAGAGAGAGCTGTGGGAAGCTTATGTTAAACAAGGTTAAAATAGTAATATACTATTTTATCTTTAAAAAGATGTTGACACCGCTTTCATAACTTTATATAATCTAGTTAACAAGTTAATATCTTTGTGACGGAGATAAGGAGATTCACACAGATGCCCATTTTGGGGTATTTCTGCTGTGAATCTCTTTTTTTCGTGAATTTATTCAAGGGGAGTGGAGAAAAATGTCACCATTTGTTGGGGAATTGATTGGAACAATGATTCTAATCGTATTTGGTGCCGGTATTGGAGCTGGTTCTTCTTTAAAGAAGTCATATTCCAATAACGCTGGTTGGATTGTTATTACTATTGCTTGGGGGCTTGCAGTCACAATGGGGGTTTTTGCTGTTGGTTCTGTCAGTGGTGCCCATTTAAATCCAGCTGTAACGGTAGCTTTAGCGTTAAATGGAGATTTTCCGTGGTCTGAGGTGCCAGGTTATATTGTTGCACAGATGATTGGTGCAATCATAGGAGCAGTACTTGTTTATTTACATTACTTACCGCATTGGAAGGCGACAGATGATCCGGCTACAAAGCTTGGTGTGTTTGCTACAAGTCCTGCCATCCCGCATACGTTTTCAAATCTTTTAAGTGAAATCTTTGGTACCTTTATTCTAGTACTTGGTCTATTATTTATTGGGGCAAATAAATTTACAGAGGGATTAAATCCATTAGCTGTAGGATTATTAATTGTTGTAATTGGTATGTCTTTAGGCGGAACCACAGGGTATGCGATTAATCCGGCACGTGATCTTGGCCCACGTATCGCCCACTTCCTGTTACCAATTCCTGGTAAGGGTGGTTCCAATTGGGGTTATTCATGGATACCAGTAGTCGGCCCGATTCTGGGAGGGTGTTTAGGAGCAGTATTTTACAAGGCTGTCTTTATTGGAAAAGTGACGGGATCGCTTTGGGTAGTGTTAGCAGTTTTGATCGGTATCCTAATACTTGCATATGCAGCAAGTAAAAAGCAGACTACTGCGATCAATCAATCAGGCCAAGCGGCTTAAAAAATGATAGGTTAAAATGGGGGGGATTTTACATGGAAAAGTATATTTTATCTTTAGATCAAGGAACTACAAGTTCAAGGGCAATCATTTTTAATAAAAGTGGCGAAATTGTTCACACAGCGCAAAAAGAATTTACACAGCATTTTCCAAAGCCGGGCTGGGTTGAGCACAATGCTAATGAAATCTGGGGGTCAATCCTGTCCGTGATTGCCGGGGTTTTATCCGAATCAGGCATTAAACCTGAACAAATTGCGGGAATTGGCATTACCAATCAACGGGAAACTGCTGTTGTCTGGGATAAAGAAACTGGTGATCCAATTTACAATGCAATTGTATGGCAATCAAGGCAAACAAGTGAAATTTGTGATGAGTTAAAAGAAAAAGGCTATAATGACCTTTTCCGCGAAAAGACAGGCTTACTGATTGATGCCTATTTCTCTGGTACAAAAGTGAAATGGATCCTTGACAATGTTGAGGGTGCACGTGAAAAGGCGAATGAAGGGAAATTGTTGTTTGGAACGATTGACACGTGGCTAATTTGGAAACTCTCCGGCGGTCGTGCTCATGTTACAGATTACACGAATGCATCACGGACCTTAATGTTTAATATTCATGAACTCAAATGGGATGAAGAATTATTAGAAATTTTAAGTGTTCCTAAATCCATGCTTCCGGAGGTTCGTCAGTCCTCTGAAGTTTACGCCAACACTGTTGATTATCACTTCTTTGGCAAGGAAATACCGATTGCCGGAGTTGCCGGTGATCAGCAGGCCGCATTATTTGGTCAAGCATGTTTCGAAAAAGGTATGGCTAAAAATACTTATGGCACTGGCTGTTTTATGTTAATGAATACTGGTGAAAAGGCAGTTCAATCTAAGCATGGTCTATTAACCACCATTGCTTGGGGATTAAACGGTAAGGTGGAGTATGCGCTAGAAGGGAGTATTTTCGTAGCGGGATCCGCAGTTCAATGGCTTCGTGATGGATTAAGATTAATCCAAGATGCTCCACATAGCGAAAAATTGGCTGTCCAGGTAGAATCGACAGATGGTGTATATGTTGTTCCAGCATTTGTTGGACTGGGTACACCATACTGGGATAGTGATGTCCGAGGAGCAGTGTTTGGTTTAACGCGCGGAACATCGAAAGAACATTTTGTCCGTGCTACGCTTGAATCACTTGCGTATCAAACAAAGGATGTTTTATCAGCCATGGAAGCTGATTCAGGTATCGAACTTAAAACACTTCGCGTCGATGGTGGGGCTGTTAAAAATAATTTCTTAATGGATTTCCAAAGTGATATCCTGAATGTACCGGTAGAAAGACCAATAATCAATGAAACCACTGCTCTAGGGGCAGCATACTTAGCAGGGTTGGCAGTTGGTTTTTGGAAAGACCAGGAGGAAATTTCAACACAATGGGCAATTGACAAACAGTTTACCGCAAACATGACAGAAGAAAGTCGTAATGATTTATATGATGGCTGGAAAAAAGCTGTAAAGGCGGCAATGGCCTTTAAATAATAACGATTCTCATTATAAAAGAAATATGGTATAATGAAAACAAGTTAATAAATTGGCTGGAGAATTCGGAGAGACCACAAAAACATTATCGAAAACGATAATGTCTTTGTGGTCTTTTCTTATTTCCCCTACCTATATTTCGGCATATTAAATACTATCAGCTTGAAAAACTGGGAGGAATCACGATGAAATTTTCTAATTTAAATCGGAATGAAATTGTCAATAAGTTAAAAAGTGAACAATATGATGTACTGATAATTGGTGGAGGCATTACAGGTGCTGGCATTGCTCTTGATGCCACAGTAAGGGGAATGCATACAGCTCTTGTTGAAATGCAGGATTTTGCAGCTGGTACTTCAAGCAGATCCACAAAGTTAGTCCATGGCGGACTTAGGTACCTAAAACAATTTGAGGTGAAAATGGTTGCTGAAGTTGGGAAAGAGCGTGCCATCGTCTATGAAAACGGCCCACATGTGACAACACCGGAATGGATGCTACTACCGTTGCATAAAGGAGGGTCCTTCGGCAAATTCAGCACTTCGATTGGGTTACGGGTTTATGACTTCTTAGCAGGAGTAAAAAAAACAGAGAGAAGGACAATGTTATCAATCGACGAAACATTAGCCAAGGAGCCACTTATTAAGAAGAACGGTTTAAAGGGTGGAGGCTATTATGTTGAATACCGAACAGATGACGCCCGTCTGACGATTGAAGTAATGAAAGCGGCAGTTAGTAAAGGTGCTGTTGCCTGCAATTATACAAAAGTAATGAAGTTGATCTACGAAAATGGGAAAGTTGTAGGGGTCTTAGTAGAGGATCAGTTGACCGGGGAAAAATACCAAGTATATGCAAAGAAAATTGTCAATGCCGCTGGGCCGTGGGTTGATTCGATTCGTGAGATGGATCAATCAAAGAAAGGGAAGACATTGCAACTTTCAAAAGGGGTTCATCTTGTCATTGATCAATCTCGATTCCCGTTAAAGCAAGCTGTTTATTTTGATACGCCTGATGGAAGGATGGTCTTTGCGATCCCGCGGGCTGGTAAGGCATATGTAGGGACAACCGACACATTTTATGATAAAGATGCGATTAATCCCAATATGACAATGGCTGACCGCAGTTATATTCTTAATGCCATTAATTACATGTTCCCTGATGTGAAAATAAGCGAAAAGGATATTGAATCCAGTTGGGCTGGAGTAAGACCACTTATTTATGAAGAAGGAAAAAATGCTTCTGAAATATCCCGAAAAGATGAAATATGGGAATCACAGTCCGGTTTGATAACGATTGCGGGTGGTAAATTAACAGGGTACAGAAAAATGGCTGAAACGATTGTTGATGTATTAGCTGATAAATTTAAGCAAGAGGAAGGAAAGCAATACCCAGCATGTGCAACAGTAACGATGCCGATTTCAGGCGGAGATGTCGGTGGATCGAAAAACTTCCATACATTTGTAAAATCTAAAATTGCTCTGGGAATGGAAGCTAATTTAGCCAACGAAGAAGCAGAAGAATTAACAAAAATGTACGGATCTAACGTAGAAGTGGTTTTCAACCTGCTGAAATTAAACCAATCTGATGCGGAAAAATATAATTTGCCGCTCTCCTTGTTAGCAAAGCTTGTATATGCCATTGAAGAGGAGATGGTTGCAACACCAATTGATTTCTTAAATCGCCGAACAGGGGCCATTTTGTTTAATATTGATCTAGTGAATAAATGGAAGAAACAAGTTGTTGATTACATGACTGATAAGCTGAATTGGACGGAAAAGGATAAGAATAAATATTCGTTATTATTAGAGGATGCCATAAAGGCAACCGTAATTCCTGTAGATGAACAAAAAGAATTTCCTCGTGCTGTGGGCGAAATTTAACCAAGAAAGCTGTCGACGACAGCTTTCTTTTTCTATAGTATTTTTTGGATGATAGTAGATGTTTTTGACAGTTTTGTGAACAATCGCGTTCTGGATGTTTTTTAGTTGTTTGAATAAGATGAAAATGCTATTCTAGCTTTTGTATGATTGAAAACATGATGTAAAGTCAATACATGTTTATGTTCGTTTTTGGGGAAAATAAGTTGAATAAAATTGATTTTTTTCTCTAGTCAAGTAGTGATTTAGTTGACTAAACGGCGGGAAATGTTTATTTTTAATAAAGCAAGTTTTATTTTATTTTAAAGGAGTTTGATTAAGCATGGCAGAAAAACAATTTAAGGTAATCGCAGAAACAGGTATTCATGCAAGACCGGCAACTTTATTAGTTCAAACAGCGAGCAGATTTGATTCTGAAGTTAATTTAGAATATAAAGGTAAAACCGTTAATTTAAAATCCATTATGGGCGTTATGTCACTTGGTGTTGGCCAAGGTGCTGATATTAAGATTTCGGCTCAGGGCAGCGATGCTAACGATGCGTTAAATGCATTAGAAGAAACAATGAAAAAAGAAGGTTTGGCAGAATAATGACTTTTTTACAGGGAATAGCTGCATCAAACGGAATTGCGATCGCTAAAGGCTACCGTCTTGTTGAACCTGATCTATCGTTTGAAAAGACCACCATTGAGGATTCCGCTGCTGAAGTGGAGCGGTTTCAAAGGGCAATGGAGAAATCAAAATCTGAACTTGAAGCTATTCGTGACAAGGCTAAAGTAGACCTTGGTCCAGATAAAGCAGCTATTTTTGAAGCACATCTCCTAGTTCTAAGTGACCCTGAACTAAATGCCCCGATTGAGGATAAAATTCAATCTGAAAAAGTAAATGCCGAATCTGCACTTAAAGATACGGCTGATATGTTCGTTACGATGTTTGAACAGATGGATAATGAATACATGAAAGAACGTGCAGCCGATATCCGTGATGTCACGAAGCGTGTTCTCGCTCATTTACTAGGTGTTCAATTACCAAATCCAAGCATGATTGCAGAGGAAGTAATCATCGTGGCTGAAGATTTAACTCCATCTGACACAGCGCAATTGAATCGTACCTTTGTTAAAGGATTTACGACAAATATTGGCGGTCGTACATCCCATTCAGCGATTATGGCCCGATCAATGGAGATTCCAGCAGTAGTGGGAACAAAAATGGCAACAAAGGAGATTAAAACTGGTGATCTTGTCATTGTAGATGGACTAAAAGGGGAAGTACATATAAACCCAAC belongs to Neobacillus sp. OS1-2 and includes:
- a CDS encoding type II CAAX endopeptidase family protein; translated protein: MKQNILNIRLLAGLILAHALLFFSFHDRVIFWYIFTGSVLVLIAFAMFQGDVDDEASFIKYLFLGVLSGLLLYLLFWIGYQTIQILHLPFEKPIKKLYRWYAPHVFWQYIALVLVAAPGEELFWRGFIQKGLLKNFKPLWSILLAAVLFASVHIYAGSFLLVFAAFVSGCVWGSLYYWKKSMPLVIVSHIIFDLMIFIIIPLT
- a CDS encoding DUF6254 family protein codes for the protein MSKSRSEQEREWTVRKQDQNPHGKVKSLKQLSKETGQGK
- a CDS encoding DUF2187 family protein; the encoded protein is MKIAEVGNIIEFRGGLQGIVEKVNENSVIVDLTYMDNYRDLELDQRTVVNHKNYKVVKESAYM
- a CDS encoding MoxR family ATPase, with amino-acid sequence MALLEKISQLKQEIGKVMVGKEIEVELMAISLLFNGHILLESVPGTGKTLLTKSFASAIGGRFSRIQFTPDVLPSDVTGIQFFNPKIHEFELRPGPICANIVLADEINRATPRTQSSLLEVMEERQVTIDGITVPMEEPFIVIATQNPVESQQGTFSLPVAQMDRFFIKINVGYPDYEDEKRILRIHRREVKRNTIAQVFSLTEIDQLKKAINEIYISDDLEDYILSIARKTREHNSIELGVSPRGTLALMKAAQGKAILNDRTYVTPDDVKAVAPYVLGHRIILSMEGSLTKTSESIIGEILVSIPAPAEKGANE
- a CDS encoding DUF58 domain-containing protein — protein: MSWNTYSIDDRKLTVITGLAIVLIIVSLYIQSKLVLFLSIFILTVLSCNQFYLKRVGKQLFFENIAEKHRYFVNDKGQWTITIRNEGYPILNAKLKIYFDQCVIPEGKTLEPNLSLNEISLRFSIFARQTKQIIVPFSANRRGIAQIHKLEFRIPSLLGFGETVLESKWYLNQLAVVYPEPIPVKGLKEQLSVHQGIYSAPSSYYEDRLGPTGTRNYISSDSFNRIHWKASARKQELQTMIYEKISEKGWMIALNISDGHSITGNLEKLLSSITEMAYFAYKNQIPFSLCINVRTAGSTPFLYLPKGEGKEHLQTVLETIASISSQNISLPYEQMLSFYSKHLEYQPIFIHAGIRRDDTNRLLLNLSNKGGKLFNLKIEEDHGLLSELDIHHERRALLC
- a CDS encoding glycerol-3-phosphate responsive antiterminator, with product MEQKILPASANMKEFERFLQSSYEIGVFLDMHVAQLKNINMMAKQKGKKMIYHVDLIHGIKNDEFATEYICQEFKPYGLISTKASVILKAKQKGVIAVQRIFLIDTHAIEKSYKLIEKTRPDYIEVLPGAMPWMITEIKERVKTPIFAGGLIRTAEEVQAALDAGADAITTSKRELWEAYVKQG
- a CDS encoding MIP/aquaporin family protein; amino-acid sequence: MSPFVGELIGTMILIVFGAGIGAGSSLKKSYSNNAGWIVITIAWGLAVTMGVFAVGSVSGAHLNPAVTVALALNGDFPWSEVPGYIVAQMIGAIIGAVLVYLHYLPHWKATDDPATKLGVFATSPAIPHTFSNLLSEIFGTFILVLGLLFIGANKFTEGLNPLAVGLLIVVIGMSLGGTTGYAINPARDLGPRIAHFLLPIPGKGGSNWGYSWIPVVGPILGGCLGAVFYKAVFIGKVTGSLWVVLAVLIGILILAYAASKKQTTAINQSGQAA
- the glpK gene encoding glycerol kinase GlpK, coding for MEKYILSLDQGTTSSRAIIFNKSGEIVHTAQKEFTQHFPKPGWVEHNANEIWGSILSVIAGVLSESGIKPEQIAGIGITNQRETAVVWDKETGDPIYNAIVWQSRQTSEICDELKEKGYNDLFREKTGLLIDAYFSGTKVKWILDNVEGAREKANEGKLLFGTIDTWLIWKLSGGRAHVTDYTNASRTLMFNIHELKWDEELLEILSVPKSMLPEVRQSSEVYANTVDYHFFGKEIPIAGVAGDQQAALFGQACFEKGMAKNTYGTGCFMLMNTGEKAVQSKHGLLTTIAWGLNGKVEYALEGSIFVAGSAVQWLRDGLRLIQDAPHSEKLAVQVESTDGVYVVPAFVGLGTPYWDSDVRGAVFGLTRGTSKEHFVRATLESLAYQTKDVLSAMEADSGIELKTLRVDGGAVKNNFLMDFQSDILNVPVERPIINETTALGAAYLAGLAVGFWKDQEEISTQWAIDKQFTANMTEESRNDLYDGWKKAVKAAMAFK
- a CDS encoding glycerol-3-phosphate dehydrogenase/oxidase, with translation MKFSNLNRNEIVNKLKSEQYDVLIIGGGITGAGIALDATVRGMHTALVEMQDFAAGTSSRSTKLVHGGLRYLKQFEVKMVAEVGKERAIVYENGPHVTTPEWMLLPLHKGGSFGKFSTSIGLRVYDFLAGVKKTERRTMLSIDETLAKEPLIKKNGLKGGGYYVEYRTDDARLTIEVMKAAVSKGAVACNYTKVMKLIYENGKVVGVLVEDQLTGEKYQVYAKKIVNAAGPWVDSIREMDQSKKGKTLQLSKGVHLVIDQSRFPLKQAVYFDTPDGRMVFAIPRAGKAYVGTTDTFYDKDAINPNMTMADRSYILNAINYMFPDVKISEKDIESSWAGVRPLIYEEGKNASEISRKDEIWESQSGLITIAGGKLTGYRKMAETIVDVLADKFKQEEGKQYPACATVTMPISGGDVGGSKNFHTFVKSKIALGMEANLANEEAEELTKMYGSNVEVVFNLLKLNQSDAEKYNLPLSLLAKLVYAIEEEMVATPIDFLNRRTGAILFNIDLVNKWKKQVVDYMTDKLNWTEKDKNKYSLLLEDAIKATVIPVDEQKEFPRAVGEI
- a CDS encoding phosphocarrier protein HPr, translated to MAEKQFKVIAETGIHARPATLLVQTASRFDSEVNLEYKGKTVNLKSIMGVMSLGVGQGADIKISAQGSDANDALNALEETMKKEGLAE